A single region of the Tursiops truncatus isolate mTurTru1 chromosome 18, mTurTru1.mat.Y, whole genome shotgun sequence genome encodes:
- the LOC109550181 gene encoding phosphatidylinositol N-acetylglucosaminyltransferase subunit Y-like, which translates to MCPNYLEEKNVSLSTLTALIPLVPLAGLLYSASVVCSYSLLLLITIPVYVFFHLWTWMGIKLFRHN; encoded by the exons atgtgccccaactact TGGAGGAAAAGAATGTTTCTCTTTCTACATTGACTGCCCTTATTCCATTGGTCCCTTTAGCAGGACTGTTATACTCGGCCTCTGTGGTGTGCTCTTACAGCCTGCTCTTGTTGATTACCATACCCGTCTATGTGTTCTTCCACCTATGGACTTGGATGGGTATTAAACTCTTCAGGCATAATTAA